In Hymenobacter chitinivorans DSM 11115, a single window of DNA contains:
- a CDS encoding complex I subunit 4 family protein produces MLTAFLLFFPVAAALLLHFAKGNAARVMALGAALVEFAVAVFAAVTAASNMTPGNSEAAYSTFVVNIPWIASAGINFHIGMDGLSLLLVLLTTFLVPLIILASFRHDYPNASAFYALILFMQTGLIGVFVSLDAFLFYFFWEVALIPIYFLAGVWGSERRIAVTFKFFLYTIIGSLFMLAAFVYLYFQTGANGAVRSSDIAAFYNLTLTASQQAWVFWLIFIAFAVKMPIFPFHTWQPDTYTESPVPATMLLSGIMLKMGIYGTLRWLLPIVPLGTSQWGKLVMILAVIGIIYGAIIAIRQRDMKRLIAYSSLSHVGLMAAGVFSLTFMGLQGAVIQMLAHGVNVVGMFFIGDIIQRRTGTRQIAELGGLTKHTPLLSVCFLVLLLGTVALPLTNGFVGEFLLLAGVYQYNMWLGAVAGVTIILAAVYLLRMFQRVMLGPETSFTSTIQDLTGSELAVLVPLIVLVFWIGLFPNTFLRISEPAVLQILTLVGKR; encoded by the coding sequence ATGCTGACTGCCTTTTTACTCTTCTTTCCCGTCGCGGCGGCGCTGCTGCTGCACTTTGCCAAGGGCAATGCGGCGCGGGTAATGGCCCTGGGGGCAGCCCTGGTGGAATTTGCCGTGGCCGTGTTTGCCGCCGTTACGGCCGCTTCGAATATGACGCCCGGCAACAGCGAGGCCGCCTATTCCACGTTTGTCGTCAACATTCCCTGGATAGCCTCGGCTGGTATCAACTTCCACATTGGCATGGACGGGCTGAGTTTGCTGCTGGTGCTGCTGACCACCTTTCTGGTGCCGCTCATCATCCTGGCATCCTTCCGCCACGACTATCCCAACGCCTCGGCCTTCTACGCCCTGATTCTGTTCATGCAGACCGGCCTGATCGGTGTGTTCGTGTCGCTGGATGCCTTCCTGTTCTACTTCTTCTGGGAAGTGGCCCTGATTCCGATTTACTTCCTGGCCGGCGTCTGGGGCTCGGAACGCCGCATTGCCGTCACCTTCAAGTTTTTCCTGTACACCATTATCGGCTCGCTCTTCATGCTGGCCGCCTTCGTGTACCTCTACTTCCAGACCGGCGCCAATGGTGCGGTCCGCTCCTCCGACATTGCCGCTTTCTACAACCTGACGCTGACGGCTTCGCAGCAGGCTTGGGTGTTCTGGCTGATCTTCATTGCCTTCGCCGTGAAGATGCCGATTTTCCCCTTCCACACCTGGCAGCCCGACACCTACACCGAAAGCCCCGTGCCCGCCACCATGCTGCTCTCGGGCATCATGCTCAAAATGGGTATCTACGGCACGCTGCGCTGGCTGCTGCCCATCGTCCCGCTCGGTACCAGCCAGTGGGGTAAGCTGGTGATGATTCTCGCGGTTATCGGCATTATCTACGGCGCTATTATCGCCATTCGCCAGCGCGACATGAAGCGGCTTATTGCTTATTCGTCGCTCTCCCACGTGGGCTTGATGGCCGCCGGCGTATTCTCGCTGACCTTCATGGGCCTGCAGGGTGCCGTGATTCAGATGCTGGCCCACGGTGTGAACGTAGTCGGCATGTTCTTTATCGGCGACATTATCCAGCGCCGCACCGGCACCCGGCAGATTGCGGAGCTAGGCGGCCTGACCAAGCACACGCCGCTCTTGTCGGTATGCTTCCTGGTGCTGCTGCTCGGTACCGTGGCGTTGCCGCTCACCAACGGTTTCGTGGGTGAATTCCTCTTGCTGGCCGGCGTGTACCAGTACAACATGTGGCTGGGCGCCGTGGCGGGTGTTACCATTATTCTGGCGGCCGTGTACCTGCTGCGCATGTTCCAGCGCGTGATGCTGGGCCCCGAAACCTCCTTTACTTCGACTATCCAGGATTTGACCGGCAGCGAGCTGGCCGTGCTGGTGCCCCTGATTGTGCTCGTGTTCTGGATTGGCTTGTTCCCCAATACCTTCCTGCGCATCTCGGAGCCCGCTGTACTGCAGATCTTAACCCTTGTGGGTAAACGCTAA
- the nuoL gene encoding NADH-quinone oxidoreductase subunit L — protein sequence MQETVIPAAGAPFSTLLYVLIPLLPFLGFLINGLLNKKLSGTVAGAISSLMVLGSFLIAVTLFWEFLHPTAQWVAPGATAHQAYTVKLFDWISVGTMQIPFTYQIDQLSLVMLLLVTGVGFLIHVYSIGYMHHDENVGKFFAFLNLFVFSMLVLVMGANFVILFIGWEGVGLCSYLLIGFWNKETANNNAAKKAFIINRVGDLGFLLGIFLIYLTFDSVQYGEVFHKASTLQIGTGVVTAITLLLFVGAMGKSAQLPLYTWLPDAMAGPTPVSALIHAATMVTAGIYMVLRANVLFTLAPDTLHVVAWIGGITALFAATIGLAQNDIKKVLAYSTVSQLGYMFLALGVMGYSTSLFHVLTHAFFKALMFLGAGSVIHAMSNEQDIRRMGGLRKALPVTFLTFFIGCLAISGIPPFSGFFSKDEILEHAFQHNKILWGMGLLTAFLTAFYMFRLLFLTFFGEFRGTEEQKHHLHESPASMTLPLVVLAILAAVGGFMGAPMFLGKHYLADYLAPLFTYSKALNPEAFASELDHGTELMLIGLSVAAGVLGILFAYVQYVSRRVRPAEDDAQRSAPESLVYHKYYIDELYNGIFVRPIMGLSKGLYRYVEQGVIDPIVNGFGRVTLGGGQLLRYVQTGYVGLYLILMVVGIVLILALNLVRL from the coding sequence ATGCAAGAAACTGTAATACCCGCAGCCGGCGCCCCCTTTTCCACGCTGCTGTACGTGCTGATTCCACTGCTGCCGTTTTTGGGTTTTCTCATCAATGGCCTGCTCAATAAAAAACTCTCGGGCACGGTGGCCGGGGCCATCAGCAGCCTGATGGTGCTGGGCTCCTTCCTGATTGCGGTAACGCTGTTCTGGGAATTTCTGCACCCCACGGCCCAGTGGGTGGCCCCCGGCGCTACGGCCCACCAGGCTTACACGGTGAAACTCTTCGACTGGATTTCGGTCGGCACGATGCAGATTCCCTTCACCTACCAGATTGACCAGCTCAGCCTAGTGATGCTGCTGCTGGTGACGGGCGTGGGCTTCCTGATTCACGTCTACAGCATCGGCTACATGCACCACGACGAGAACGTGGGCAAGTTTTTCGCCTTTCTGAACCTGTTCGTATTCAGCATGCTGGTGCTGGTAATGGGCGCCAACTTCGTGATTCTGTTCATTGGCTGGGAAGGCGTGGGGCTCTGCTCCTACCTGCTCATCGGCTTCTGGAACAAGGAAACGGCCAACAACAACGCCGCCAAGAAGGCCTTTATCATCAACCGCGTCGGGGACCTGGGCTTTTTGCTGGGTATCTTCCTGATCTACCTCACCTTCGACTCGGTGCAGTACGGGGAGGTTTTCCACAAGGCCTCGACCCTGCAAATCGGCACGGGCGTCGTCACGGCCATTACCCTGCTGCTCTTCGTGGGCGCCATGGGTAAGTCGGCCCAGCTGCCGCTCTACACCTGGCTGCCCGACGCCATGGCCGGCCCCACCCCGGTTTCGGCCCTGATTCACGCCGCTACCATGGTAACGGCCGGTATCTACATGGTGCTGCGCGCCAACGTACTCTTCACCCTGGCCCCCGACACGCTCCACGTTGTGGCCTGGATTGGCGGCATCACCGCTTTGTTTGCCGCTACCATCGGCCTGGCCCAGAACGACATTAAGAAAGTGCTGGCCTACTCCACGGTTTCCCAGCTCGGCTACATGTTCCTGGCCCTGGGCGTCATGGGTTACAGCACCTCGCTGTTTCACGTGTTGACCCACGCCTTCTTCAAAGCTCTGATGTTCCTGGGTGCCGGCTCCGTGATTCACGCCATGAGCAACGAGCAGGACATTCGCCGCATGGGCGGCCTGCGCAAAGCGCTGCCGGTTACCTTCCTCACGTTCTTTATTGGCTGCCTGGCTATTTCGGGCATTCCACCTTTCTCGGGCTTCTTTTCCAAAGACGAAATCCTGGAGCACGCCTTCCAGCACAACAAGATTCTGTGGGGCATGGGCTTGCTGACGGCCTTCCTGACGGCTTTTTACATGTTCCGCCTGCTGTTCCTGACCTTCTTCGGCGAGTTCCGGGGCACCGAGGAGCAGAAGCACCACCTGCACGAGTCGCCGGCTAGCATGACCCTGCCGCTGGTTGTGCTGGCAATTCTGGCTGCCGTGGGAGGCTTCATGGGCGCCCCGATGTTCCTGGGCAAGCACTACCTGGCCGATTATCTGGCTCCGCTCTTTACCTACTCGAAAGCTCTCAACCCGGAAGCTTTTGCCTCGGAGCTGGACCACGGCACTGAGCTGATGCTCATTGGTTTGTCGGTAGCGGCCGGCGTGCTGGGCATCCTCTTCGCCTACGTGCAGTACGTGAGCCGCCGGGTGCGCCCCGCTGAGGACGACGCCCAACGCTCGGCTCCCGAAAGCCTGGTGTACCACAAATACTACATCGACGAGCTCTACAACGGCATCTTCGTGCGGCCCATCATGGGCCTGTCGAAAGGCTTGTACCGCTACGTGGAGCAGGGCGTTATTGACCCCATCGTGAATGGCTTCGGCCGCGTGACGCTGGGTGGCGGGCAGCTCTTGCGCTACGTGCAAACCGGTTACGTGGGCCTCTACCTGATTCTGATGGTTGTCGGCATCGTGCTGATTCTAGCCCTGAACCTGGTGCGGCTGTAG
- a CDS encoding NADH-quinone oxidoreductase subunit N — MTSIILLSVLGIVNLFLGFLKSNKILLPAAMVILALVFGANLLDWNASQTYFNNMLTIDRYSVAFTGIVVLSTLLLIPFSEKYVRDGQENLAEYYSLLLFSLVGAIMMVSYDNLLMLFVGIEILSVSMYVVAGSDKRNVRSNEAALKYFLMGSFATGILLFGIALVYGATGTFQLTDINAGIVNPANASLQPMLYIGMLLMFIGISFKVSAAPFHYWTPDVYEGTPTFFTAFMSTVVKTAGFAGFFKLLMAAFFAAKGFWVPTLMAITVLTLLIGNVGAVAQSSVKRMLAYSSISHAGYLFIALIAVNGKLSANAIFFYSLAYSIATIAAFAVLKLVSDQRQREDYAGFNGLAKTNPLLAFVMTVAMLSLAGIPLTGGFFGKFFTFGAAIDRGYVGLVVFAVVMSMVSIYYYLRPIIAMYMQPAEDETAEPVAVSGFQSAVLVLLALLTVVLGVLPGLFSEVFK, encoded by the coding sequence ATGACCTCCATCATTCTGCTCTCCGTTCTCGGCATCGTTAACCTGTTTCTCGGGTTCCTGAAGTCCAACAAAATCCTGCTGCCGGCGGCCATGGTCATTCTGGCCCTGGTCTTCGGTGCCAACCTGCTCGACTGGAATGCGTCCCAGACGTATTTCAACAACATGCTCACCATCGACCGGTACTCGGTGGCCTTTACCGGCATCGTAGTACTCTCGACGCTGCTGCTGATTCCCTTCTCGGAGAAATACGTGCGCGACGGCCAGGAAAACCTGGCGGAGTACTACTCCCTGCTGCTCTTCTCGCTCGTGGGCGCCATTATGATGGTTAGCTACGATAACCTGCTGATGCTCTTCGTAGGCATCGAAATCCTGAGCGTGTCAATGTACGTGGTGGCCGGTTCCGACAAGCGCAACGTGCGCTCCAACGAAGCGGCCCTGAAGTACTTCCTGATGGGCTCCTTTGCCACCGGCATCCTGCTCTTCGGCATTGCGTTGGTGTATGGCGCTACCGGCACCTTCCAGCTTACCGACATCAACGCGGGCATCGTCAACCCCGCCAATGCCTCGCTGCAGCCCATGCTCTACATCGGCATGCTGCTCATGTTCATCGGTATCAGCTTTAAAGTATCGGCCGCGCCCTTCCACTACTGGACGCCCGACGTGTACGAAGGCACCCCGACCTTCTTCACGGCCTTCATGAGCACGGTGGTGAAAACGGCTGGTTTTGCTGGTTTCTTCAAGCTGCTGATGGCCGCCTTCTTCGCCGCCAAAGGCTTCTGGGTGCCGACGCTGATGGCCATTACCGTCCTGACGCTGCTCATCGGCAACGTGGGCGCCGTGGCCCAGTCCAGCGTGAAGCGGATGCTGGCTTACTCCAGTATTTCGCACGCCGGCTACCTGTTCATTGCCCTGATTGCGGTGAACGGCAAGCTCTCGGCCAACGCCATTTTCTTTTACTCCCTGGCTTACTCCATTGCCACAATAGCGGCCTTCGCCGTGCTCAAGCTGGTATCGGATCAGCGGCAGCGCGAAGACTACGCCGGTTTCAACGGCCTGGCCAAAACCAATCCGCTGCTGGCCTTTGTGATGACCGTGGCCATGCTGTCCTTGGCCGGTATTCCGCTCACCGGCGGCTTCTTCGGCAAGTTCTTCACCTTCGGCGCGGCCATCGACCGGGGCTATGTGGGCCTGGTGGTCTTCGCCGTCGTCATGTCGATGGTCAGCATTTACTACTACCTGCGCCCCATCATTGCCATGTACATGCAGCCTGCCGAAGACGAAACCGCCGAGCCCGTGGCAGTAAGCGGCTTTCAATCGGCGGTGCTGGTGCTGCTGGCCCTGCTAACGGTGGTGCTGGGCGTATTGCCGGGCTTGTTCAGCGAAGTATTCAAGTAA
- a CDS encoding superinfection immunity protein yields the protein MLLLADVAPEFSPFGLLVLLGCYFLPAFYGRKQPNYWTVLLVNTMLGWTFIGWLYALNLALEPTPADREAVVAFRSKRSPNNLLS from the coding sequence ATGCTCCTACTAGCCGATGTTGCTCCTGAGTTTTCCCCGTTTGGGCTACTCGTTCTTTTAGGCTGCTACTTTCTACCCGCTTTTTACGGTCGTAAGCAACCGAATTATTGGACTGTCCTCTTAGTCAATACAATGTTGGGCTGGACATTTATTGGCTGGTTATACGCTCTTAACCTAGCGCTGGAACCAACTCCTGCCGACAGAGAAGCCGTTGTTGCTTTTCGTTCTAAACGTAGCCCGAACAACCTACTTAGCTAA